In Taeniopygia guttata chromosome 2, bTaeGut7.mat, whole genome shotgun sequence, one genomic interval encodes:
- the TSHZ1 gene encoding teashirt homolog 1 — protein MPRRKQQAPRRSAAYVPEEELKAAEIDEDSVEDDGLSLDIQENEYMCNEEAEIKEAQSYQNSPVSTATNQDAGYGSPFSENSDQLAHFKSTSSKEEKEDPQCTDNVSYPQDSLAQIKAVYANLLSETCWSSLALDLKKSNPTTSNNGISQNESMTSTDANASSQSTCTTGTNTSTSATTSSTSNSNSNSGGSGYDWHQAALAKTLQQTSSYGLLPEPSLFSTVQLYRQNNKLYGSVFTGASKFRCKDCSAAYDTLVELTVHMNETGHYRDDNRDKEADKTKRWSKPRKRSLMEMEGKEDAQKVLKCMYCGHSFESLQDLSVHMIKTKHYQKVPLKEPVPAITKLVPSTKKRALQDLASPCSPEPTGITAEASLSESAKDQKTANPYVTPNNRYGYQNGASYTWQFEARKAQILKCMECGSSHDTLQQLTAHMMVTGHFLKVTNSASKKGKQLVLDPVVEEKIQSIPLPPTTHTRLPASNIKKQPDSPAGSTNSEEKKDLEKEKLVVTETEKKIKEESEDSTEKFEPTTLYQYLREEDLDDSPKGGIDILKSLENTVTTAISKAQNGAPSWGGYPSIHAAYQLPGTVKPLQPAVQSVQMQPSYASSVKSLSSEHNALIHSPGNLTPPPHKSNVSAMEELVEKVTGKINVKKEEKPLEKEKSSPVKPMSPAAKENKDFPKAEEINNKQQPKKSSESEVQKVKKDSPAEAHTPNGTEPLKTKVANGCNNLGIITDHSPEPSFINPLSALQSIMNTHLGKISKPVSPSLDPLAMLYKISNSMLDKPIYPTTPVKQADAIDRYYYENSDQPIDLTKSKNKPLVSSVTDSASSPLRESALLDISDMVKNLTGRLTPKSSTPSTVSEKSDADGSSFEEALDELSPVHKRKGRQSNWNPQHLLILQAQFASSLRETPEGKYIMSDLGPQERVHISKFTGLSMTTISHWLANVKYQLRRTGGTKFLKNLDTGHPVFFCNDCASQFRTASTYISHLETHLGFSLKDLSKLPLNQIQEQQNVSKVLTNKTLGSLGIAEEDLGSTFQCKLCNRTFASKHAVKLHLSKTHGKSPEDHLIYVTELEKQ, from the coding sequence CATATGTTCCTGAGGAAGAattgaaagcagcagaaatagaTGAAGACAGCGTGGAAGATGATGGGCTGTCTCTGGACATCCAGGAGAATGAGTATATGTGCAATGAAGAAGCGGAGATCAAAGAGGCTCAAAGCTACCAGAACTCCCCAGTCAGCACTGCAACTAATCAGGATGCAGGCTATGGTTCGCCGTTTAGTGAAAATAGCGATCAGCTGGCCCATTTCAAAAGCACTTCCTctaaagaagagaaagaggatCCTCAGTGCACAGACAATGTTTCCTATCCACAGGACAGCTTGGCACAAATAAAAGCTGTATATGCAAATTTGCTTTCAGAGACCTGCTGGTCCAGTTTAGCTTTGGACTTAAAGAAATCCAATCCAACCACCAGCAACAACGGAATCAGCCAGAATGAAAGCATGACCAGTACAGATGCCAATGCCAGTTCCCAGAGTACTTGTACTACTGGTACAAACACTAGTACCAGTGCAACCACCAGTAGTActagtaatagtaatagtaacAGTGGTGGCTCGGGTTACGACTGGCACCAGGCTGCGTTGGCTAAAACTTTGCAGCAGACGTCGTCGTACGGACTTCTCCCAGAGCCAAGTCTCTTCAGCACAGTACAGCTTTACCGGCAAAACAATAAACTCTATGGGTCTGTGTTCACTGGTGCCAGCAAGTTCCGATGCAAAGACTGCAGTGCAGCCTACGACACGCTGGTGGAGCTAACAGTGCACATGAATGAAACTGGACATTACCGTGATGACAACAGAGATAAAGAAGCTGATAAGACCAAGCGGTGGTCAAAGCCTAGGAAACGATCGCTTATGGAAATGGAAGGCAAGGAGGATGCCCAGAAAGTGCTGAAGTGCATGTACTGTGGGCATTCATTTGAGTCTTTGCAAGACCTCAGCGTCCATATGATAAAAACAAAGCATTACCAGAAAGTGCCTCTGAAGGAGCCAGTACCAGCCATCACCAAATTGGTCCCTTCTACCAAAAAGCGAGCACTTCAGGACTTGGCTTCACCTTGTTCACCTGAGCCAACAGGAATCACGGCAGAAGCTTCACTGAGTGAGTCTGCAAAGGATCAGAAAACTGCCAACCCCTACGTGACTCCGAACAACCGCTATGGCTATCAAAATGGTGCTAGCTACACTTGGCAGTTTGAGGCACGCAAAGCCCAAATACTGAAATGCATGGAATGTGGCAGTTCCCATGATACTTTGCAGCAGCTCACTGCTCACATGATGGTCACTGGTCATTTCTTGAAGGTGACCAATTCTGCTTCCAAAAAAGGCAAACAGCTAGTGTTGGACCCAGTCGTGGAGGAGAAAATACAGTCTATACCTCTTCCACCTACCACCCATACAAGGCTACCAGCCTCCAACATTAAAAAGCAGCCTGATTCCCCAGCGGGCTCCACAAACTCGGAGGAAAAGAAAGACctagagaaggaaaagctgGTGGTcactgaaacagagaaaaagattaAAGAAGAGAGTGAGGACTCTACAGAGAAATTTGAGCCAACAACTTTGTATCAATACCTCAGAGAGGAGGACCTAGATGATAGTCCTAAAGGTGGAATAGACATATTGAAATCCCTGGAGAACACAGTGACAACAGCCATCAGCAAAGCCCAGAATGGAGCCCCTTCCTGGGGAGGATATCCCAGTATCCATGCAGCTTACCAGCTTCCGGGAACAGTCAAACCCCTTCAGCCCGCGGTGCAGAGTGTTCAAATGCAGCCATCCTACGCAAGCAGTGTGAAATCACTGTCGTCAGAACACAACGCACTCATCCATTCCCCAGGCAATCTCACACCCCCACCTCACAAGAGCAATGTATCTGCTATGGAGGAACTAGTGGAGAAAGTTACAGGTAAAATCAACgtgaagaaggaagagaaacctttggagaaggagaagagttCTCCAGTTAAGCCCATGTCACCTGCTGCTAAAGAAAACAAGGACTTcccaaaagcagaagaaataaataacaaaCAGCAGCCAAAGAAGAGCTCTGAGTCTGAAGTTCAGAAAGTCAAAAAGGATAGTCCAGCAGAAGCACATACGCCAAATGGAACAGAGCCACTTAAAACAAAGGTTGCAAATGGCTGTAACAATTTAGGAATTATCACAGATCATTCACCTGAGCCATCCTTCATTAATCCATTGAGCGCTTTACAGTCCATTATGAATACTCACTTAGGCAAAATTTCTAAGCCGGTAAGCCCCTCTCTGGACCCTTTGGCCATGCTGTACAAAATTAGTAACAGCATGTTGGACAAACCCATTTACCCAACTACTCCAGTCAAGCAGGCTGATGCTATTGACCGGTATTACTATGAGAACAGTGATCAACCTATTGATTTAACTAAGTCCAAAAACAAGCCTCTTGTTTCCAGTGTGACTGACTCTGCCTCATCCCCACTGAGGGAGAGTGCCCTGCTGGATATTTCCGATATGGTGAAGAACCTCACAGGGCGTTTGACACCCAAGTCTTCAACTCCTTCTACTGTGTCAGAGAAGTCTGATGCTGATGGAAGCAGTTTTGAGGAAGCTCTGGATGAACTGTCACCAGTACACAAGAGGAAGGGCAGGCAATCCAACTGGAACCCTCAGCATCTTCTGATCCTTCAAGCCCAGTTTGCTTCCAGCTTGAGGGAGACCCCAGAAGGAAAATACATTATGTCGGACCTAGGTCCACAAGAGCGGGTACACATCTCTAAGTTTACTGGTCTTTCCATGACCACAATTAGCCACTGGCTGGCCAATGTGAAGTATCAGTTAAGGAGGACAGGTGGAACtaaatttttaaagaacttggacacaggacatcctgttttcttttgcaatGATTGTGCCTCTCAGTTCAGGACTGCTTCTACATACATAAGTCACTTAGAGACACACCTAGGGTTTAGTTTGAAGGATCTGTCAAAGTTGCCACTTAATCAGATTCAAGAACAGCAGAATGTTTCAAAAGTCCTCACAAACAAGACTTTGGGCTCACTTGGAATTGCCGAGGAGGACTTAGGCTCCACATTCCAATGTAAGCTCTGTAACCGAACTTTTGCAAGCAAGCATGCAGTCAAACTGCACCTTAGTAAAACACATGGCAAGTCCCCAGAGGACCATCTGATCTATGTAACTGAGTTAGAAAAACAATAG